A section of the Pan paniscus chromosome 7, NHGRI_mPanPan1-v2.0_pri, whole genome shotgun sequence genome encodes:
- the LOC129398565 gene encoding LOW QUALITY PROTEIN: protein-lysine N-methyltransferase EEF2KMT-like (The sequence of the model RefSeq protein was modified relative to this genomic sequence to represent the inferred CDS: inserted 2 bases in 1 codon) → MAPEENAGTKLLLQGFERRFLAARTLHSFPWQSLEAKLRDSSDSELLRDILQKTVRHPXCVKHPPSVKYARCFPSELIKKHEAVHTEPLDELYEVLVETLMAKECTLGHWSYLLPSEGSVTFSESTAIISHGTTGLVTWDAALYLAERAIENPVAFTNRTVLELGSGAGLTGLSVCKMCHPRAYIFSDCHSRLLEQLRGNVLLNGLSLEADITANLDSPRVTVAQLDWDVATVHQLSAFQPDVVIAADLLYCPEAIMSLVGVLRRLAACQEHKRAPEVYMAFTVRNPETCQLFTTELGWAGIRWEAEAHHDQKLFPYGEHLEMAMLNLTL, encoded by the exons ATGGCGCCCGAGGAGAACGCGGGGACCAAACTCTTGCTGCAGGGTTTCGAGCGCCGCTTCCTGGCGGCGCGCACACTGCACTCCTTCCCCTGGCAG AGCTTAGAGGCAAAGTTAAGAGACTCATCAGATTCTGAGCTGCTGCGGGATATTTTGCAGAAG ACTGTGAGGCATCC GTGTGTGAAGCACCCGCCGTCAGTCAAGTATGCCCGGTGCTTTCCCTCAGAACTCATCAAAAAG CACGAGGCTGTCCACACGGAGCCTTTGGACGAGCTGTACGAGGTGCTGGTGGAGACCCTGATGGCCAAGGAGTGCACCCTGGGCCACTGGAGCTATTTGCTG CCCTCGGAAGGGTCGGTCACATTCTCCGAGAGCACAGCCATCATCTCCCACGGTACCACAGGCCTGGTCACATGGGATGCCGCCCTCTACCTTGCAGAACGGGCCATCGAAAACCCGGTAGCCTTCACTAACAG GACTGTCCTAGAGCTTGGCAGTGGCGCCGGCCTTACAGGCCTGTCCGTCTGCAAGATGTGCCACCCCCGGGCATACATCTTCAGCGACTGTCACAGCCGGCTCCTCGAGCAGCTCCGAGGGAATGTCCTTCTCAATGGCCTCTCATTAGAGGCAGACATCACTGCCAACTTAGACAGCCCCAGGGTGACAGTGGCCCAGCTGGACTGGGACGTAGCGACGGTCCATCAGCTCTCTGCCTTCCAGCCAGATGTTGTCATTGCAGCAG acttgctgtattgcccagaagCCATCATGTCACTGGTCGGGGTTCTGCGGAGGCTGGCTGCCTGCCAAGAGCACAAGCGGGCTCCTGAGGTCTACATGGCCTTTACCGTCCGCAACCCAGAGACGTGCCAGCTGTTCACCACGGAGCTAG gctggGCTGGGATCAGATGGGAAGCGGAAGCTCATCATGACCAGAAACTGTTTCCCTACGGAGAGCACTTGGAGATGGCAATGCTGAACCTCACACTGTAG